The genomic region AGGGAAGATGTTATTTAATATGTAGGCAATAGATATTCCTAAGGAGGGACTATCCAGGACCTCCCATAACATTGGTAAGTGAAAGTGACTCTCCATGTAACTGTGAGCACTTTGCAAACTGGCAGAATTGTAAGAGGTACTGAGGTCAGGTAGCCATTCCATGGAGACCCAATTTTAAATACTATAGTATAGATGGACAGACAACTCACAAAGGACAATGATGCTGGGCTGCCTGGTGCAACAGCCGATTTCCACAGGGTGGCTGTGTGTGGAGAGAGGAGGACTCCTTGGGAGCCGTGTTCCCTCCTCCTGCTGGGCTGGCTGACTCACATGAATGCTCTAATTCCAGAGCTTACTGTCAAGGACATCCTAGATCAgtcacttctttaaaaatattttaggttaCCACTTATTAACTGTGTAATCTGTGCCACATGCCTGCATCCCTTAgtctaatcctcacaacaaacctATAAGGCAAGTAGCAGTactcctgttttatagatgagaaaccaGCAAGAGAGCCCCAGGTCATACAACAAGTGTCAGGGTCAGGATTTATAccaaaatctatttatttttacaaagtctATGTTCTTTCCCtctatgtatatgtgtgtttatatgtatatattacatatttagtatgcacatatgtatgtgctcttaatatatgtatataacgtGTATATATATTATGGTCTCAGTGAGTTTATATGCCATATATaagtatgtatatacacacacccactcaatatatgatatataaatccAAATAACTCTTGACAGATGTTAGGTAAGTAGGTATACCACTGCACATTCCTTAATATATATGTTGCCATGGGCAAATGACTAAAACTATTTAAACATGATATCTCATCTACAACAcaagatttaaaaacaattgtACCTACTCCATAGAATTGTTGaaagaattaaatagaaaatacatgttaacctgaccaggcagtggcgcagtagatagagcgtcagcttgggatggtgaggacccaggctcgaaaccccaaagtcactgacttgagtgaggggttgctggcttgagcatgggatcatagacatgactccatggtcactggcttgagctcaaaggtcactggctcagctggagccccccagtcaaggcacatatgagagagcaatcaatgaacaactaaggtgctgtaactgtgagttgatgcttctgatttctCATTTTTAGCTTTGCAATTCTACAATTCTAGGATTCTGAAAGGcagatattttgcatttttagcTAAGCAATTCTACAATTCTAGGATTCTGAAAGGCAGATATTTTCTGTCCTCTTGCTTTGGTTTTAGAAAGAAACTTTATCTCTGCTTATGTGGCTGCAGACACTGTTCAAAGAGTTCTGCACTAAGTAGGCAATACAGTTTAGACCACCAGTTCGAATACTTCTGTTCTTGTGAGGGTATTTGATAGAGGCCTCACTAAGAACCCTTTGTGTCATGAAGTTGAAAGAAAGGTATTGTCATTTGTACATATTTTGTCCCCTCAAAATGCTTTCCTTCTTTCCACGTAGCACCAACAGGGCACAGTGCACAGACCACTATGACACCTTCCCAGTTAACAAGGCTGACGAGAACCAGCACTATCTCCAGGGCGTGACGGGCCTGCGGAACTTGGGCAACACCTGCTACATGAATGCCGTTTTACAGAGTCTCTGCAGCATCTCACCGCTGGTGGAGTACTTCCTCTCTGGAAAGTACATTACTGCTCTTCAAAAGTAAGACCTTTCGTGTCTTCCACAGTCCAGCCCCTTCTCCCTGCTTCCCCAATGTGAGGTTAGAGAAGGAACCTTCCAGAATCCCTCTTAAGGGCTAAACAATTCAGTTGAGGCTGCAGTGCCCCAGAAACCATTTCTAGGGTGAGTAAAGCAGGAAGGTCAACCACAAAATGAATGAAGCTTTATTTTTGGTCTGATGCCCCACAGGCTTGAGTGTTTAGGTGCTTTCTTTCATTAAATCAGCCAGAAAcattccccttccttcttccaaGGGATTGCAGTAAGGTTGCCACTGCTTTTGCCTATGTGATGACAGACATGTGGCTTGGAGACTCAGACTGTGTCTCACCAGAAATATTTCGGTCAGCTCTTGGCAGCCTCCACCCAGCATTTATGAAAAAGACACAGCAAGATGCACAGGAATTCTTAATTTATGTCCTGAATGAACTTCATCAATCTCTGAAAAAGGTAAGTAGAATGAATGGCCTTAAAATAGGCTAGGCCTTTAGCTCTATCAGcaactttcatttttcatttgtttggtcATTATTGCCTACTCTGTCAAGCACAGGTGCTAGGGGGACATTCAAGTTAGTGTTTGCATAGGTCTGTATTTACCAAACTTAGCTGGTTGTCATATTCACCtaggaaggtttttttttgttgttgttgtttttttacagggacagagagagagtcagatagagggatagacagggacagacaaacaggaacggagagagatgagaagcatcaattatcagtttttcgttgcgacaccatagttgttcattgattgatttctcatatgtaccttgactggggggctacagcagaccaagtgaccccctgctcgagctagtgaccttgggtccaagctggtgagcttttttgctcaagccagatgagcccatgctcaagctggctatcctggggtctcgaacctgggtccttccgcatcctagtccaacgctctatccactgcgccaccacctggtcaggccctaggaAGGTTTTTATAACACAGATCCTAAGGCCCTTGTACCAGGGTTATTGAGTTAGAATGTCTGGGGCCATCTTCCGGGAAAGTTCACTTGGTATTTCCAGTGGTCAGAAGGCATGGGAGACGCTGACCTAGTTCCCTTTGCAAATTAAATCTGCatagactatttttaaaaagagaacatcccattttaaataaaatatatttctcatgaAATATAAATGGAGAACTTCACAACTTCAGATAAATGTTCTTGGTCACTACAAACCCAATAAACTATTCTGGGTATCATCACTCCTCAGCTTCACGTAAGGAGGGAAATATTCGAATTATCAGCGGTCCCACATAATATATGCTTTTCAGAAGATCTTACTCTATCATCTGAATCTACAGCATGGTTTTTGGTAGGAATGTATCGttctgatagaaaaaaaaaatctagtcgttctattaaaaatgtttttataaccaGTAGTTGATTTGGGTCAAATGTGTTCCTTAATTTAGTACCACCAAAGAAGATCATATGAGAACGGGTCTGTTCCTAGATGCTGCAGAAAGATGATTACCAGTGAGTTCTCCATCATCACCCGGCTGTTTGAAGGGCAGCTCAGTTACAGCAGCATGTGTTTGAAGTGTGAGAACTGCACCTACAGAAATGAAGTCTTCACagtcctctccctccccattccATCAGAATACCAGTGCTCTCTTCAGGTAGGGACTCTTACTCCTAGATACCTTTTCGTCTAGGCTCTATCCCGGCCCTCGCTTTTCTTAGGGACCTTTTCTATACTTTCTAGTATGAAAGGAGCtgctttataactttaaaaaaagtggGAAGTCCTAATGATTTTATAGAAAAGCGACATACAGACAAAAGCTACTGTGAATTCAGTTGTATTTTTAGGTACTCAATAAATCAGCCTTTATTgtaaaattgaaaagataaatgGGGTTGATTTGATCTCGTCATGGCTTGGCGCACAGAAGAAATTTATACTTTCTTGCAGAACTTTTATGGCCGTTCCTTACCTCAGAGAGGCCTGTATGTCTATTTTGGGAAGTAGAAAAGGTTCTGGCTCTGCCTTGAGCTCTTATATTTCAGACAAAAGCTATGAAATGAGTTGGGAAAATAGAATGGATCTAGTGCCTTAGTTTTACCTCTTGAACTTT from Saccopteryx leptura isolate mSacLep1 chromosome 6, mSacLep1_pri_phased_curated, whole genome shotgun sequence harbors:
- the USP50 gene encoding ubiquitin carboxyl-terminal hydrolase 50, which codes for MNSQRPCPADDFDIYYDLAQCTDHYDTFPVNKADENQHYLQGVTGLRNLGNTCYMNAVLQSLCSISPLVEYFLSGKYITALQKDCSKVATAFAYVMTDMWLGDSDCVSPEIFRSALGSLHPAFMKKTQQDAQEFLIYVLNELHQSLKKYHQRRSYENGSVPRCCRKMITSEFSIITRLFEGQLSYSSMCLKCENCTYRNEVFTVLSLPIPSEYQCSLQDCLQCFFQQDTLTWNNQLHCSFCETNQETAVRASISKAPKIMIFHLKRFDILGTMKRKLRTDIHYPLSNLDLSPYVCPIFRKHPKYNLFAVVNHFGDLDGGHYTAFCKNSGTQAWFSFDDSRVSEIPDTSVQTATAYLLFYSCQPFSIPTEKRKS